The genomic segment GTTACTCCTGATCTAAGAGGTTTTGGAGAAAGTGAAGCCCCTGCCGGTGGTTATGGCATGTTTCAACTGGCTTCCGATGTGGCGGCCCTTCTCGATTTTCTCGAAATTGACAGCGCCGTTGTCGGCGGCATGTCTATGGGAGGCTATGTTCTTCACTCTCTTCTCGACCATTTCCCGGAAAAGGTTGCCGCTGCCATATTCATTGTGACGCGAAGTGTGGGTGATTCCCCGGAAGGAAAGAAAGTGCGAACATCCTTTGCCAGGAGCGCTGTCAATGGTGATGTTAAAGCCGTAGCCGACTATTTTGAACCTGCGCTTTTTTGTGCCCGTACATTAGAAGAAAACCCTCAACGGGTCCGTATGGTCAGAAAATGGATGGAGAACACGTCACCACTTTCAATGGCCGGCGCCCTTATCGGGATGAGAGAGAGAAAAGATTACCTTTCACAATTGAGGACTTTTAATGTTCCATCGCTGGTTATCGGTGGGGAACTCGATAGCTGCATATCTCCCGATCATGCAAGAGAGACGGCAAAGGGCCTCCCGGAGGTAGACCTGGAGATTATTTCAGGTGTGGGTCATATGGCTAATATGGAAGCGCCCGAGGCTTTTAATGATGCTCTGCTTCAGTTTCTCAACAGGATTGAAGGCATACGGGGAACCCCTAAAATAATATGAGGAGTTTTGTAATGAGAAAAATATTAGCGCTTATTATACTGATCTTCCCGGTTGCTGTTTGGGCTGAAAGTAAAGATGCCATCGATATCAGGGATGAAATGACGATGAGAGAGTTTACCGGGGCAGGCCTTGATAAACTGAGCCCCGGAGAGATTGAGGCGCTCAATAAGTGGCTTGGCGCCTTTGTCTCCGGGACATCGGCAAAAGGTGATGAAGGGGAAGAAGAGGCCCGAGAAGAGGCCGGAGAAGAGCCAAAAAAGAATAAAAAGAGCTTTTGGGGATCGCTCTTTAGCGGAGCTAAATATAAGATTTACAAGATTGAGAAGGTAGAATCGGATCATCATTTCAGGATTAATAAGAATCCCTATACCTCTACCAGTGTCTGCCCCGGCTATGCAACAGGGGATGAAGTTATCTTTACGGAAGGCAGGGCCGACGGAATGTGTGACAATGCAGAATTTTCAAGGCCGGACGGAAGGGATTCCTGTGAAGTTTTTTGCCGTTAGAATTTTTTCCCATAATAGTAAGACTCAATTTGCAGGGTAAACACTATGTATAAATTATGGCTGCTGTCGTCAGCTCTCTTTGGACTTTTGACTGTTGCTCTCGGCGCCTTTGGCGCCCATGCCCTTAAGGATGTTCTTGAGGCTTACGGGAAATCGATCTATGAAAAGGCGGTTCATTACCAGATGTTTCATGCCCTGGCCCTTATGGGTGTAGGCCTTTTGCAGAAAAATTTTGAAGAGATCAATTTTTCTCCCGCAGGGTGGGCCTTTTTGGCAGGGGTTATCCTTTTTTCAGGCAGTCTCTATCTTCTTGCCGTCACTCAAATCAGATGGCTTGGCGCCATCACACCCATCGGTGGGACAGCGTTTATAATCGGCTGGGCATGGCTCATTTATCTGCTGTCAAAGATCTGAGACAAAAAAATAGTATAAATCCTGTTTCACAGGAAAAGCAGCTCAAGCTGAACCTGTTGCCTTTACGCTTACATGCACTAAATGTGTTTGCCCCTGTTAGACTGCATTTGTTCCGGCATTGATTTCATTAATGCCCCTTCTCTCAGGTCTGACGGCAGTGAAATGTTTTTTGTTGATGTGAAAATTAATTCGAGCGGCGGCACGCCACATCTGGATGCACAACCCCGTTATGTGAAGAAAAAGAGCCCTTAAAGAGGGGCTTTGGGTTTTTTCCTATAGCCAATCAAGGCTTTTCCCCTCAATATTTTTTTCAATATCTGCTATACTGAGACAGTTACAACCTTTTTCTATAAATAGAGAGAAGCTCCGGGAAATCAGCAAAGTTACGTGAAAATAGCGTCTAAATTATTTATTATTCTTCTATTCATTTCAGGGTGTGCGACTCGAAGCATTCCTCATGAAGATTCCTATAGCAGAACTTATAGGGAGCCCCCTCCTCCCGAGGAGATTATCAGAAGGGACCCCATGAAGGAGCTTGGCAGGGAGTTTCTCCTGGAAGCGAAAAAAGAGTTGGAATTTGTGACGGACCTGGAAATCGTTTCAATGGTTAACAGTGTTGGGAAAGAGCTTGTTGCCGCTGCGGGAAGTGACCCCGACTATTATAATTTTTTTGTTATAAGAGAAAACAGGATTAATGCCTTTGCCGTTCCGGGAGGCTATATTTTTGTTTATGACGGGCTCATAAAAAACCTCAACAGCATAGAAGGTCTGGCCGGTGTGCTTGCTCATGAAATTGCTCATGTAGAGAGAAACCATCACTTCAAGGATGCAAGGAAAGTTGCGCTGGCGGATATTGCGACCATTGCCGGGATTATTTTAGGCGGTCTTGCCGGGGGAAGCCAGCCGGAGGCTTCAATTGCCATTGCAGAGGCGTCGAATATATCCTATAAGCTCAAGCTCAGCAGAGAGCATGAAGAAGATGCCGACCTCTTTGCATTGCGCTATCTTCGTAAAAGCCGGTATCATCCCTCGGGATTGTCCGATTTTTTTAAAAAATTATCTCATCAGGAGAGGCTCTATTCTACTGATGTAATACCTACTTACCTTTCCACCCATCCCGGTGTTATCGAACGTCAGGTAATCGTTGAAGCGCTTATAAAAGACCTCCCTGCTCCGGAAAAGGCGGTAAAGAGGGGTAAGTGGGACTGGGAAAAAATAAGAACCATGATCAAAGGTGTTTATAACGATGGCTTTGATATGCAGGGAACTTATGATCAACGGCCTGATGACAGGAAGTATTTTTTAAAGGGTATCTATGCCTTCAGCGCCAATGATTATAAACGCGCTATTGAAAACCTTGAAAAAGCGATAGAAATAAATCCCTATGACGCTCAATATTACGCCCACCTTTCGAGTGTCTATATGCAGGCACAGAAAAAAGAGAAAGCCAGGGAAGTAGCCTTAAAATGTATAAGTCTTTCGCGATCTTACTCTGCACCCTTCATCGTGCTTGGCATCGACGCAAAGGAGAGTTCACAGCATCTTTCCGCCGAAGAATACCTGACGGAAGCATTAAAGTTAAGTCCCAATAATTCCTTTGTTTATTATCATCTGGCGGGCGTTTATCATGACCTTGGCCGGCCTGACCTGAGCCGCTACAACCTGGCTGAATATTATCGGCTTAATATTGATCCCGAGAATGCTGTCAGGCAGTTAATGATGGCGCTGGAAGAGCCTCATGGTGATGAATTCGGAGCGATGGTCAGAAAAAAAATAGACAGGTTAAGAAGAGAAGGCATGTAGGAGGAGAACAGCTTGGAGGGCTTTGATTTTCAGCTTGTCATTGATTTCTGGTTTCACGAGATAGCGCCTGCCAGCCGATGGAAAAAGGACCCTTCTTTTGATGCGCTTATCAGGAAAAGGTTCTTATCATTTCATACTGCCGCCGCAGGTGGTGAACTCTTTCACTGGAGAGAAGAGCCTGAAGGAAGGCTTGCCGAAATAATAATCCTTGACCAGTTTTCGAGAAATATATTCAGGGGGAAGCCCGCTTCCTTCCTTTATGATTCCATGTCTCTCATTCTCGCCCAGGAGGCGCTTGCCGCAGGTATTGACTCGGCCCTGCCACCTGATAAAAAGGCATTTATCTATATGCCCTTTATGCACAGTGAATCAGCTCTAATTCATGAAATAGCCCTGAAACTTTTTAGTCAGCCCGGACTTGAATCAAACCTGGACTGGGAGATTAAGCATAAAGCCGTTATTGACCGGTTCGGCCGTTATCCGCATAGAAATGAAATTTTAGGAAGAAAGTCGACGACGGAAGAACTGGCTTTTCTTGCTCAGCGGGGATCATCTTTTTGAGTTTGTTTTAGTGTTATGATTCGCTTTACCAGGATAGCCAAATTGAACCGTCCAGCTTGTTCGATTCGTTGTTGGCGCTGTCAATCAACCAGATTTTGTAAGGTAACCTTTGAGCGGCTGACGTGTTAATTGTTATAAGAAAATCAACTGAACCTGATGTGCCAAGGCCAACTTTTGGATAGGGCCTGAACTGAGGCTTGCCTGCCTGGAGGGCTCTTCCGACAGCGCCCCTGGTCTTGATATGGAAATATCCGGTGTAGGGCCGGGTCCCGCAGCAGGCGTTAATCTGGAACCTGGTTCAACACTGCTGCTTGCCTTCAAAGGTGGCTTTCTTTATACCCATTTTGAAGGTGACGGCAAATACAGCTCCGGCGGCTATAAAGATGAATATGAAATCAGCAGCGGGCAAGGTTTTGTCAGCTTTGCCCTAATGTTCAGGTTTGGTGAAGAGTAAATTTTTCTTTTGCCCGTATAATTAGCCTCTTTTTAAAGAGAGTTCTAGAATATTTTCTTTATACCACGCACGGCCTGACGGATTCTGTGCTCATTTTCAACAAGACCGAATCGCACAAATTCATCACCATACTCACCAAAGCCGATACCCGGTGAGGCAGCGACTTTTGCCTCCTTAATGAGGAGCTTGCTGAATTCGAGTGATCCCATCTCCTTGAACTGGTCCGGAATCTCAGCCCAGACAAACATGCTGGCCTTCGGTTTTTCAACCTGCCAGCCGATCCTGTTCATCCCTTCGACGAGGACATTTCTCCTTTTTCTGTAAGTTTCGCATATTTCCTGTACACAGTCCTGCGGGCCGTTGAGGGCCACTGTGGCTGCTATCTGGATAGGCTGGAACATGCCGTAATCGAGGTAGCTTTTGATTCTTCCAAGGGCGTTGATGATCCTCTTGTTTCCCACACAAAAACCGACTCTCCAGCCGGGCATATTATAGCTTTTGGAAAGGGTAAAAAACTCGACGCCCACATCCTTTGCCCCTTTGGCCTGCATAAAGCTCGGCGCCTTGTACCCGTCAAATACGATATCGGCATAGGCAAGATCGTGAATAACAATAAGATCATGTTCCCTGGCAAAGTCGACGACCTTTTCAAAAAAATCGAGTTCTACAACAGCCGTCGTTGGATTGTGGGGAAAGTTTAAAAGGAGTATCTTCGGTCTCGGCCAGCTTTGCTTGAAAGCATCGAGAAGGTCTGCAAAAAAATCTCTTCCCGGAGCTGTCGGTATACTTCGTACGTCCCCGCCGGCAATGACGACGCCGTAGGTATGGATTGGGTAAGTCGGATTAGGGACGAGCACAAGATCGCCCGGCGCAATAATAGCCAGCGTCAGGTGAGAGAGTCCTTCCTTCGAACCGATGGTTGCGATGGCTTCCGTTTCAGGGTCGATATCGACATCATACCTGTTTTTGTACCAGTTGCTGATGGCCTTTCTAATCCCGGGGATGCCCTTTGAGAGGGAGTAGCGGTGGTTTCTCGGGTCTTGCGCTGCCTCTACCAATTTGTCAACGATATGCCGGGGTGTCGGGTTGTCGGGATTTCCTATCCCGAAATCAATAATGTCCTCACCCTGGCGTCTTTTCTCCATCTTGTATTTATTGACAATGTCAAAAACATAAGGCGGCAGTCTCTTTATCCTGTAAAACTCTTCCAAAGTCTTCCTCTTTTTTAGATTGATTATTTAGTTTTCATCGGTCAAGGGTGCTTTTTCGCAATCTCTACGTCAATCTTCGGTTTTGCTTGTGCCATGTACAGTAGTACAACTCGGCGAAACCCTTGATTTCCTTGACCTTGCAAAAAATCCCTCCTTTCCGAATTGAAAACATAGTTTGATTCATTATAGTTTCTGGATGGACACTATTTAATATTGTCTATTGATGATTGTTTATCTTTGCCCTTTTTCGTGAAGAAACAAAAATTGACAATTAAGAATCAATGGACATCCTGAACTCTTCAGCATTGAAGGAACTTCTAACAAGGGGGCCGGAAAAAATGCCTGCAAAGCCCATCTCCTTTCCGATGCATTCAAGCTCCTTAAAAACTTCCGGTTTAACATATTCAACAACCTGAAGGTTGTTCTTCGTTGGTCTCATGTACTGTCCTATCGTTACGAGGTCGCAGCCGGCATTTTTAAGATCTTCCAGCAGGGTGATTACCTCATCCCTTTTTTCGCCAAAACCCAGCATAAGCCCTGATTTTGTCATTATGGACGGGTAGCTTTTCTTTACATGTCTAATAAGGTCAAGGGACCTTTCATATTCCGCCCGGGGCCTTACTTCAGGGTAAAGGGACGGAACGGTTTCGACATTATGGTTGTAGACATCCGGTCCTGCATGGCATACCCTGTCTATGGCCTCAATATCCCCCCCGAAATCGGGGGTCAGCGCTTCGATGGAAGAATCACTCAGCAATTTCCTGATAGCGTCTATGGTATGGGCGAATTGTTTCGATCCGCCATCGGGAAGATCATCACGTGTTACCGATGTTATAACTACATATTTGGCTCCCATCCTTGCCGCTGCCGCTGCGACTTTTTGCGGTTCATCAGGTTCCGGCGGAAGGGGACGTCCCTCTTTTACCGAGCAGAAGCCGCACCCCCTGGTGCAGTAATCTCCAAGGATAAGAAAGGTCGCTCTTTTCTGCTCAAAACATTCACCCAGGTTAGGGCATCTCGCTTCTTCACAGACGGTGTGCAGGTTGTTTTCCCTTAAAATCCGTTTGAGGTCTGCCACCTTTTCGCTTTTTCCAACTTGTCTTTTTAGCCATGGCGGAAGGCGTTTATCTTTTGATTCAGCGGCGATCATAAATGCGCTATATTACTTTATATTCGCATTGTCCGTCAAAGGTTTTATACTCTTTTTATAGCATATAAAATAGAGTTATCCAAATCCTTGACCTCCTTCAAGGGGACTGATATCTTTGTAGGGTAAAACTAAATTTTTATATTGAAAGAGGTAAAGGAATGACCAGGCAAAAAGAGGTTGTTGGAATTCTTGTCGGAGGCGGACCGGCGCCCGGCATTAATGGTGTTATCAGCGCCGTTGCCCTTGAGGCGATAAATAAAGGGAAAAAGGTAGTCGGTATTTACGACGGCTTTAAGGGCCTCCTTAAAGACCCTCTTGATACGGTTGAGTTGAGCATAGATGATGTGTCGAGGATCCACTTGAGCGGAGGTTCGGCTCTCAGGACTTCGAGAGAGAATCCGACAAAAGAGCATAACAAAATGGCAAAGGTTCTCGATAACCTTAAAAAACTCGATATCAAGTATCTTGTTACCATCGGCGGTGATGATACGGCATTCTCTTCCAGCAGGGTTGCGGCCGCTGCCAATGGCGAGATAAAAGTGGCCCATGTACCCAAAACCATAGATAATGATCTCCCTCTTCCCGGTATGGCTTCAACCT from the Deltaproteobacteria bacterium genome contains:
- a CDS encoding alpha/beta hydrolase, whose amino-acid sequence is MIAAINNFNMAYEDEGEGRAIVLIHGFPLCRKMWKAQADFLVDHGYRVVTPDLRGFGESEAPAGGYGMFQLASDVAALLDFLEIDSAVVGGMSMGGYVLHSLLDHFPEKVAAAIFIVTRSVGDSPEGKKVRTSFARSAVNGDVKAVADYFEPALFCARTLEENPQRVRMVRKWMENTSPLSMAGALIGMRERKDYLSQLRTFNVPSLVIGGELDSCISPDHARETAKGLPEVDLEIISGVGHMANMEAPEAFNDALLQFLNRIEGIRGTPKII
- a CDS encoding M48 family metalloprotease is translated as MKELGREFLLEAKKELEFVTDLEIVSMVNSVGKELVAAAGSDPDYYNFFVIRENRINAFAVPGGYIFVYDGLIKNLNSIEGLAGVLAHEIAHVERNHHFKDARKVALADIATIAGIILGGLAGGSQPEASIAIAEASNISYKLKLSREHEEDADLFALRYLRKSRYHPSGLSDFFKKLSHQERLYSTDVIPTYLSTHPGVIERQVIVEALIKDLPAPEKAVKRGKWDWEKIRTMIKGVYNDGFDMQGTYDQRPDDRKYFLKGIYAFSANDYKRAIENLEKAIEINPYDAQYYAHLSSVYMQAQKKEKAREVALKCISLSRSYSAPFIVLGIDAKESSQHLSAEEYLTEALKLSPNNSFVYYHLAGVYHDLGRPDLSRYNLAEYYRLNIDPENAVRQLMMALEEPHGDEFGAMVRKKIDRLRREGM
- the alaC gene encoding alanine transaminase, with translation MEEFYRIKRLPPYVFDIVNKYKMEKRRQGEDIIDFGIGNPDNPTPRHIVDKLVEAAQDPRNHRYSLSKGIPGIRKAISNWYKNRYDVDIDPETEAIATIGSKEGLSHLTLAIIAPGDLVLVPNPTYPIHTYGVVIAGGDVRSIPTAPGRDFFADLLDAFKQSWPRPKILLLNFPHNPTTAVVELDFFEKVVDFAREHDLIVIHDLAYADIVFDGYKAPSFMQAKGAKDVGVEFFTLSKSYNMPGWRVGFCVGNKRIINALGRIKSYLDYGMFQPIQIAATVALNGPQDCVQEICETYRKRRNVLVEGMNRIGWQVEKPKASMFVWAEIPDQFKEMGSLEFSKLLIKEAKVAASPGIGFGEYGDEFVRFGLVENEHRIRQAVRGIKKIF
- the lipA gene encoding lipoyl synthase; amino-acid sequence: MIAAESKDKRLPPWLKRQVGKSEKVADLKRILRENNLHTVCEEARCPNLGECFEQKRATFLILGDYCTRGCGFCSVKEGRPLPPEPDEPQKVAAAAARMGAKYVVITSVTRDDLPDGGSKQFAHTIDAIRKLLSDSSIEALTPDFGGDIEAIDRVCHAGPDVYNHNVETVPSLYPEVRPRAEYERSLDLIRHVKKSYPSIMTKSGLMLGFGEKRDEVITLLEDLKNAGCDLVTIGQYMRPTKNNLQVVEYVKPEVFKELECIGKEMGFAGIFSGPLVRSSFNAEEFRMSIDS
- a CDS encoding DUF423 domain-containing protein — its product is MYKLWLLSSALFGLLTVALGAFGAHALKDVLEAYGKSIYEKAVHYQMFHALALMGVGLLQKNFEEINFSPAGWAFLAGVILFSGSLYLLAVTQIRWLGAITPIGGTAFIIGWAWLIYLLSKI
- a CDS encoding DUF924 domain-containing protein — translated: MEGFDFQLVIDFWFHEIAPASRWKKDPSFDALIRKRFLSFHTAAAGGELFHWREEPEGRLAEIIILDQFSRNIFRGKPASFLYDSMSLILAQEALAAGIDSALPPDKKAFIYMPFMHSESALIHEIALKLFSQPGLESNLDWEIKHKAVIDRFGRYPHRNEILGRKSTTEELAFLAQRGSSF